One Alkaliphilus sp. B6464 genomic window carries:
- the fdhF gene encoding formate dehydrogenase subunit alpha, which produces MIKFIMNGKEIEVKEGTSILEAARENRIDIPTLCYDKELTSFGGCRLCVVEVEGAKNLVASCSAEVGEGMVVYTESEKVVKVRRDILDLLLSNHPKDCLTCEKTGECKLQEYCYKYGVKEGSYIGETKKFLIDSLNPVMERDQSKCILCGKCVRVCSEIQVTSTVGFINRGFNSTITTAFDDPIDYKNCRLCGQCITACPTGALINKQLKGIRPWEVEKVRTTCPFCGVGCNFDLNVKDGKVVGVTPNPDAPVNGKSICVKGRYHTDLINSPDRVTKPLIKKDGEFVESSWDDAMELVIRNLKDIKEKHGGDSIAGFSSARCTNEDNFVFQKMMRVALGTNNVDHCARTUHAPTVAGLATTLGSGAMTNAISEIEDNEVLFIIGSNATEAHPIIGNKMKRAAKKGNKLIVIDPRRTELAEIATIWLPLNSGTDAALINGLMHIIVKEGWEDKEFIETRCTGFENVLNIIKEYTPEVVTRITGIPEDMLYEAAKLYTSTKKAGIYYTLGITEHTTGTANVMNLANLAMLTGHLGLENAGINPLRGQNNVQGACDMGALPNTFPGYQSVTEEKNIKLFEEIWGVKLNPNSGLRIPEMLEEAITGNVKAMYIMGEDPVLTDPDANHVKKSLESLDFLVVQDIFISETAKFADVILPATCYAEKDGTFTNTERRVQRVRKAVESPGDTRLDWEILCGVAKKLGAKGFDYRNAEEIFDEIRLVTPSYRGITYERIDKVGIQWPCPTEEHSGTPYLHKGAFSRGKGLMIPVEYEEPAELVCEEYPILLSTGRMLYHYNIMSRHSKNLDTIRPYELAEMNPVDAEKLGVKEEDFVRVTSRRGSILTKVTITNKVKPGMMFMTFHYKESPVNELTNSAYDPITKTAEYKISAVKVEKVS; this is translated from the coding sequence ATGATTAAATTTATCATGAATGGAAAAGAAATTGAAGTAAAAGAAGGTACATCTATATTAGAGGCTGCAAGAGAAAATAGAATTGATATTCCTACTTTATGCTACGATAAAGAACTTACATCCTTTGGAGGATGTAGATTATGTGTGGTGGAAGTAGAAGGTGCCAAAAATTTAGTGGCATCTTGTTCAGCAGAAGTAGGAGAAGGAATGGTAGTATATACAGAATCTGAAAAGGTAGTTAAGGTACGTAGAGATATTTTAGATCTATTACTATCAAACCATCCAAAGGATTGCTTGACTTGTGAAAAAACTGGAGAATGCAAACTTCAAGAGTATTGTTATAAGTATGGGGTAAAAGAAGGCTCGTATATTGGAGAAACAAAAAAATTCTTAATAGATAGTCTAAATCCTGTCATGGAAAGGGACCAAAGTAAGTGTATTTTATGTGGAAAATGTGTAAGAGTATGTAGTGAGATACAGGTTACTTCAACAGTTGGTTTTATAAATAGAGGTTTTAACTCTACGATTACAACGGCCTTTGACGATCCGATTGATTATAAAAACTGCAGATTGTGTGGTCAGTGTATAACTGCCTGTCCTACAGGTGCTCTTATAAATAAGCAGTTGAAGGGAATAAGACCATGGGAAGTAGAGAAGGTTCGTACTACTTGTCCATTCTGTGGAGTAGGATGTAATTTCGATCTGAATGTTAAAGATGGAAAGGTAGTAGGAGTGACACCTAACCCAGATGCCCCTGTAAATGGAAAATCTATTTGTGTAAAGGGAAGATATCATACAGACCTTATAAATAGTCCAGATAGGGTTACTAAACCATTAATTAAAAAAGATGGAGAATTTGTTGAGTCAAGTTGGGACGATGCAATGGAGTTGGTAATTAGGAATCTTAAAGATATAAAGGAGAAACATGGTGGAGATTCTATAGCAGGTTTTAGTTCAGCCCGATGTACTAATGAAGACAACTTTGTATTTCAGAAGATGATGAGAGTAGCTTTAGGCACGAATAATGTAGATCATTGTGCTAGAACATGACATGCTCCTACAGTTGCAGGTCTTGCAACTACATTAGGAAGTGGAGCTATGACAAATGCTATTTCAGAAATAGAAGATAACGAGGTTCTATTTATTATAGGATCAAATGCCACAGAAGCCCATCCTATAATAGGTAATAAAATGAAAAGAGCTGCTAAAAAGGGGAATAAGCTCATAGTAATAGATCCGCGGCGTACTGAGCTAGCAGAAATTGCTACAATATGGTTACCTCTAAACTCGGGTACAGATGCTGCCTTAATAAATGGGTTAATGCATATTATTGTAAAAGAAGGATGGGAAGATAAGGAATTCATCGAAACACGCTGTACAGGATTTGAAAATGTTTTAAATATAATCAAAGAATATACTCCTGAAGTAGTAACTAGAATTACTGGAATACCTGAAGATATGTTATATGAAGCTGCTAAGTTGTATACAAGTACAAAGAAAGCAGGTATATACTATACATTAGGAATAACTGAACATACAACTGGTACTGCAAATGTTATGAATCTTGCAAATCTTGCTATGTTAACAGGCCATCTAGGTTTAGAAAATGCAGGAATAAATCCACTTAGAGGTCAAAATAATGTTCAAGGTGCTTGTGATATGGGTGCTTTGCCAAATACATTCCCAGGATATCAAAGTGTAACGGAGGAAAAAAACATAAAATTATTTGAAGAGATTTGGGGCGTAAAGTTAAATCCTAATAGTGGTCTTAGAATTCCAGAAATGCTAGAAGAGGCTATTACGGGAAATGTTAAGGCTATGTATATTATGGGAGAAGATCCTGTGCTTACAGATCCAGATGCAAACCATGTTAAAAAGTCATTAGAAAGTTTAGATTTTCTCGTGGTTCAAGATATATTTATATCAGAAACTGCTAAATTTGCTGATGTAATACTTCCAGCCACATGTTATGCTGAAAAAGATGGTACATTTACAAATACAGAAAGAAGAGTTCAAAGGGTTAGAAAAGCTGTTGAATCTCCAGGAGATACTAGGTTAGATTGGGAGATTTTATGTGGCGTAGCAAAGAAATTAGGGGCAAAGGGATTCGACTATAGAAATGCAGAGGAAATATTTGACGAAATAAGATTAGTTACTCCTAGTTATCGAGGTATAACCTATGAGAGGATAGATAAAGTAGGTATACAATGGCCATGTCCAACAGAAGAGCACTCAGGTACGCCATATTTGCATAAAGGAGCATTTTCAAGAGGTAAGGGATTAATGATCCCAGTTGAATATGAAGAACCAGCAGAACTTGTATGTGAAGAATATCCAATACTTCTTTCAACAGGGAGAATGCTATACCACTATAATATTATGAGTAGACACTCTAAGAATCTAGACACTATAAGGCCTTATGAGCTTGCAGAGATGAATCCTGTAGATGCAGAGAAGCTAGGTGTAAAGGAAGAAGATTTTGTAAGGGTTACTTCGAGAAGGGGGTCTATATTAACTAAAGTCACTATAACTAACAAGGTTAAACCAGGTATGATGTTTATGACATTCCATTATAAGGAATCGCCAGTGAACGAGTTAACCAACTCAGCATATGATCCTATTACTAAGACTGCAGAGTATAAGATTTCAGCTGTAAAAGTAGAAAAGGTTTCTTAA
- the nuoF gene encoding NADH-quinone oxidoreductase subunit NuoF, with translation MLISIQELEKIRQEYLTKVNIRMIKEGKGSVGEVAPFNTGDGAKKHVLICAGTGCTSSKSVKILEKFQEEINKHNLKDEVKIVKTGCFGFCEAGPIVVVYPEGTFYSHIKIDEVEKITEEHLLNGRIVKDLLFKDSIKEDEIIPISEVDFYKKQKRMALRNCGLINPEDINEYIAFDGYKALANMLTEMKPEDVINEVKESGLRGRGGGGFSTGLKWEFTAKAEGNEKYVVCNADEGDPGAFMDRSVLEGDPHALIEAMAIAGYAVGAESGYVYVRAEYPIAVKRLEIAIEDAKEHGLLGEDILGTGFNFNMEIRLGAGAFVCGEETALLNSIEGKRGMPRPRPPFPAQKGLWGKPTLINNVETFANIPQIILKGAEWFRSIGTEKSKGTKVFALGGKINNTGLLEIPMGTTLREIIYEVGGGIPNGKEFKAVQTGGPSGGCIPATYLDTPIDYDNLIALGSMMGSGGMIVMDEDNCMVDIARFFLDFTVDESCGKCTPCREGTKRMLEILERITKGKGEEGDIEKLESLAESIKISSLCGLGQTAPNPVLSTLKYFREEYEAHINEKRCPAGLCQELLEFHITEKCIGCTKCARNCPVSCIKGKVKEKHIIDTRDCIKCGTCIDVCPVGAVIKK, from the coding sequence ATGTTGATATCTATTCAAGAATTAGAAAAGATTAGACAGGAGTATTTAACCAAAGTTAATATTCGTATGATTAAAGAAGGAAAAGGTAGTGTTGGGGAAGTAGCCCCTTTTAATACAGGAGATGGAGCAAAAAAACATGTATTAATATGCGCAGGAACAGGATGTACATCGTCAAAGTCTGTAAAAATTTTAGAAAAATTTCAAGAAGAAATAAATAAACACAATCTTAAAGATGAAGTAAAAATAGTTAAGACAGGATGCTTTGGATTTTGTGAAGCGGGACCAATAGTAGTAGTTTATCCTGAAGGAACTTTCTATAGCCATATAAAGATAGACGAAGTAGAAAAAATTACAGAAGAGCATCTTTTAAATGGAAGGATTGTCAAGGACTTATTGTTTAAAGATTCTATTAAGGAAGACGAAATTATACCTATTAGTGAAGTAGATTTTTATAAAAAGCAAAAACGTATGGCACTTAGAAATTGCGGACTAATAAATCCTGAAGATATAAATGAATATATTGCTTTTGATGGATACAAAGCTTTAGCAAACATGTTAACAGAAATGAAGCCTGAAGATGTTATTAATGAAGTTAAAGAATCTGGGCTAAGAGGTAGAGGAGGAGGAGGTTTCTCTACTGGATTGAAATGGGAGTTTACTGCTAAAGCTGAAGGAAATGAAAAATATGTTGTTTGTAATGCAGATGAAGGAGATCCAGGAGCATTTATGGATCGTTCTGTATTAGAAGGAGACCCACACGCATTAATAGAGGCTATGGCAATAGCAGGCTATGCAGTAGGAGCAGAGTCAGGATATGTATATGTTCGTGCAGAATATCCTATAGCAGTTAAGAGATTAGAAATTGCAATAGAAGATGCAAAAGAACATGGATTATTAGGTGAAGATATTTTGGGAACTGGTTTTAATTTTAATATGGAAATAAGACTAGGGGCAGGGGCTTTCGTATGTGGAGAAGAAACAGCTCTATTAAATTCAATAGAAGGTAAAAGGGGAATGCCAAGACCAAGACCTCCATTCCCAGCCCAAAAAGGATTATGGGGTAAGCCTACACTTATAAACAATGTAGAGACATTTGCTAATATTCCACAAATTATTTTAAAGGGCGCAGAATGGTTTAGATCTATTGGAACAGAAAAATCTAAAGGAACTAAGGTTTTCGCTTTAGGAGGTAAAATAAATAATACTGGATTATTAGAAATACCTATGGGAACTACTTTAAGAGAAATTATATACGAAGTTGGTGGGGGAATCCCAAATGGTAAAGAATTTAAAGCCGTACAAACTGGAGGGCCTTCTGGTGGATGTATTCCTGCAACATATTTAGACACTCCTATTGACTATGATAATCTAATTGCACTAGGCTCCATGATGGGATCTGGTGGAATGATTGTTATGGATGAAGATAACTGCATGGTTGATATTGCTAGGTTTTTCTTAGATTTTACTGTTGACGAGTCATGTGGAAAATGCACACCTTGCCGTGAAGGTACAAAAAGAATGTTAGAAATTCTTGAGAGAATAACTAAAGGTAAGGGAGAAGAAGGAGATATAGAAAAACTAGAAAGTTTAGCCGAATCAATAAAAATTTCTTCTCTTTGTGGATTAGGCCAAACAGCTCCAAATCCTGTGCTTTCTACATTGAAATATTTCAGAGAAGAATATGAAGCACATATTAACGAAAAAAGATGTCCAGCAGGATTATGTCAGGAATTACTAGAGTTTCATATTACGGAAAAGTGTATTGGATGTACTAAATGTGCTAGAAATTGTCCGGTATCATGTATAAAAGGAAAGGTTAAAGAAAAGCACATAATAGATACTAGGGATTGTATCAAGTGTGGTACTTGTATAGATGTATGTCCTGTAGGTGCAGTAATAAAAAAATAG
- a CDS encoding NADH-quinone oxidoreductase subunit NuoE family protein, whose translation MDKGYLSNENFVRLDDVIEEHKEKRGALMPVLHEAQKIFGCLSLEVQQKISEKMSVPLSEIYGVVTFYSQFTLEPKGKYTIGVCLGTACYVRGSQAIVDKVTELTGVEVGKTSPDGKFSLEATRCIGACGLAPVLTVNEEVYGRLTVEDIPGILAKY comes from the coding sequence ATGGATAAAGGTTATTTAAGTAATGAAAACTTCGTAAGGCTTGATGATGTAATAGAAGAGCATAAAGAAAAAAGAGGTGCCTTAATGCCTGTACTTCACGAAGCACAAAAAATATTTGGATGTTTATCTTTAGAAGTACAGCAAAAAATATCCGAAAAAATGTCTGTTCCTTTAAGTGAAATTTATGGGGTAGTTACATTTTACTCTCAATTTACTTTAGAACCAAAGGGAAAATATACTATCGGTGTATGTTTAGGAACAGCCTGTTATGTTAGGGGATCTCAAGCTATTGTAGACAAGGTAACAGAATTAACTGGGGTAGAAGTAGGTAAAACATCACCAGATGGTAAGTTTTCTTTAGAAGCTACAAGATGTATTGGAGCTTGCGGGTTAGCGCCAGTATTAACTGTAAACGAAGAAGTATATGGAAGACTGACAGTTGAAGATATACCAGGAATTTTAGCAAAGTATTAA
- the uvrC gene encoding excinuclease ABC subunit UvrC, giving the protein MFDIKEKLKTLPDKPGVYMMRNEKQEIIYVGKAISLKNRVRQYFQSSKNHPPKVRAMVSHINTFEYIVTDTELEALILECNLIKENRPKYNILLRDDKTYPYIKVTINEEYPRVIKTRKVIKDKAKYFGPYTNIGALNETLEVIHNLYPIRTCSKNIEKMIENKERPCLNYHIKKCIGPCTGLVNKEEYMHIVQEIIMFLDGKEDELIRKTEEKMKEAASAMDFEKAAKYRDQVIALNSIVEKQKIVSTNEQDQDVIAMAQGDKDSWIQVFFIRKGKLVKREHFILKNTEQDSKQEIISSFLKQFYSGTTFIPKEILIEEHVKDLGVLEEWLTNKRGNKVNLKVPQKGEKKELLDMVKKNAFMTMEQATTINQLEKERTEDTLQELGDLLCLDEAPYRIESYDISNIQGVESVGSMVVFEGGKSKNKDYRRFKIKTVKGPNDYASLEEIITRRFKRGLEETQDIISQSIEMTEGKFAIFPDLIMVDGGFGQVTSVKKALDSLKLSIPVCGMIKDERHRTKGLVYEGKEVYIEKTSNLFRLITKIQDEVHRFAITYHRSLRKKNTLSSILEEIPGIGETRRKSLMAHFESIDKIRDATIEELLEAKGMNRQVAENIVQFFKK; this is encoded by the coding sequence ATGTTTGACATAAAAGAAAAGCTTAAAACGCTACCAGATAAGCCAGGTGTATATATGATGAGGAATGAGAAACAGGAAATCATATATGTAGGAAAGGCTATATCTCTTAAAAATAGAGTAAGACAGTACTTTCAATCTTCTAAGAATCATCCTCCAAAGGTTAGGGCTATGGTATCCCATATTAATACATTTGAATATATTGTTACGGATACGGAGCTGGAGGCGCTAATATTAGAGTGTAACTTGATAAAGGAAAATAGGCCCAAATATAATATCCTATTGAGAGACGATAAGACCTACCCTTATATAAAAGTAACTATAAATGAAGAATATCCTAGGGTAATTAAAACTAGAAAAGTTATCAAGGACAAAGCTAAGTACTTTGGTCCCTATACAAATATTGGCGCTTTAAACGAAACATTAGAGGTTATACACAACCTGTACCCTATTAGAACTTGTAGCAAAAATATTGAAAAAATGATTGAAAATAAAGAGAGGCCTTGTTTGAACTATCATATAAAAAAATGTATAGGACCATGTACGGGGTTGGTTAATAAGGAAGAGTACATGCATATAGTGCAAGAAATTATTATGTTTTTAGATGGTAAAGAGGATGAACTTATTCGTAAAACAGAGGAGAAAATGAAGGAAGCTGCCAGCGCAATGGACTTTGAAAAGGCAGCTAAATATAGAGATCAAGTAATAGCACTTAATAGTATTGTAGAAAAACAAAAAATAGTTTCTACTAATGAACAAGATCAAGATGTTATTGCAATGGCTCAAGGAGATAAGGACAGTTGGATTCAAGTGTTCTTTATACGTAAAGGTAAGCTTGTTAAGAGGGAACATTTTATATTGAAAAATACAGAGCAGGATAGCAAACAAGAGATTATTTCCTCGTTTTTAAAACAGTTTTACAGTGGAACAACATTTATACCTAAGGAAATATTAATAGAAGAGCATGTGAAAGACTTGGGAGTATTAGAAGAGTGGTTAACTAATAAAAGAGGAAATAAGGTTAATCTTAAAGTTCCACAAAAGGGTGAAAAAAAAGAGCTCTTAGACATGGTTAAGAAAAATGCATTTATGACCATGGAACAGGCAACAACAATAAATCAGTTGGAGAAGGAGAGAACTGAAGATACATTACAGGAGCTTGGGGACCTATTGTGTCTTGATGAAGCACCATATCGTATAGAATCCTATGATATTTCAAATATACAGGGTGTAGAATCTGTTGGTTCTATGGTTGTATTTGAGGGCGGAAAATCTAAAAATAAGGATTATAGGAGGTTTAAAATTAAAACAGTTAAAGGACCTAATGATTATGCTAGCTTAGAAGAAATAATTACTAGACGTTTTAAAAGAGGATTAGAGGAAACACAGGATATTATTAGTCAATCTATAGAAATGACCGAAGGAAAGTTTGCCATATTTCCAGATTTAATAATGGTGGACGGTGGCTTTGGTCAAGTTACTAGTGTAAAAAAGGCTTTAGATTCTTTAAAACTGAGCATTCCTGTATGTGGTATGATAAAAGATGAAAGGCATCGTACTAAGGGATTAGTTTATGAAGGCAAGGAAGTGTATATTGAAAAAACTTCTAATCTTTTTAGATTAATAACTAAAATCCAAGATGAAGTTCATCGATTTGCTATTACTTATCATAGAAGTCTAAGAAAGAAAAATACATTGAGCTCTATACTGGAAGAAATACCGGGGATAGGTGAAACTAGAAGAAAATCATTGATGGCGCATTTTGAATCTATAGATAAAATAAGAGATGCAACAATTGAGGAATTGTTAGAAGCAAAGGGTATGAATAGACAAGTAGCAGAAAACATAGTACAGTTTTTTAAAAAATAA
- a CDS encoding flagellar brake protein yields MSDNFIQVGKTIKMEIDLIPVLSFKGTIEKLERDTFVVKINGQYAQKEPQIVKCTISNSTKTRVCLFETIIRNGNSNMLLLDTPNKESIKVTQRREYIRVPMDKEVNCYLIEINDRRIESDKILPAIVKDISGGGVLLNSTLSLPLGTILVFEMELEDVKFLLTSKVLRNLESDEDGTRNLGCQFIGIDNGHRQKIIAYCNKQQLILKRRSEVIA; encoded by the coding sequence ATGTCAGATAACTTTATACAGGTAGGCAAGACAATTAAAATGGAGATCGATTTAATTCCTGTTTTGTCTTTCAAAGGGACAATCGAAAAATTAGAGAGGGACACCTTCGTAGTTAAAATCAACGGACAGTATGCACAAAAGGAACCTCAAATTGTGAAATGTACTATCTCAAATAGTACTAAAACACGAGTCTGCCTATTCGAAACTATAATAAGGAATGGAAATAGTAATATGTTACTTTTAGATACTCCTAATAAAGAGAGTATTAAAGTTACTCAAAGAAGAGAGTATATAAGAGTTCCGATGGATAAAGAGGTTAATTGTTATTTAATAGAAATTAATGATAGAAGAATAGAAAGTGATAAGATACTTCCTGCTATAGTAAAGGATATTAGTGGTGGAGGTGTACTTTTAAATAGCACATTATCCTTGCCCCTTGGGACAATATTGGTGTTTGAAATGGAGTTAGAGGATGTTAAATTCTTACTAACTAGTAAGGTCTTAAGAAATCTAGAAAGTGATGAGGATGGAACTAGAAATCTAGGATGTCAATTTATTGGAATTGATAATGGACACCGTCAAAAGATTATAGCTTACTGCAATAAGCAACAGTTGATTTTAAAAAGAAGAAGTGAAGTAATTGCATAG
- the uvrA gene encoding excinuclease ABC subunit UvrA, whose translation MARDKIIIRGAKEHNLKNINVEIPRDKFVVITGLSGSGKSSLAFDTIYAEGQRRYMESLSSYARQFLGQMEKPDVEYIEGLSPAISIDQKTTNKNPRSTVGTVTEIYDYLRLLFARIGTPHCPVCNVEISQMTVEQIVDKIMELEPGTKLQFLAPIIRGKKGEHQKVLEEIKKEGFVRVRVDGEVKDIYEDIKLTKTKKHNIEVVVDRIVVKEGIESRLGDSIETVLKLSEGLVVVDIIGGEEMLFSTKFACPDHGIGVEELSPRMFSFNSPFGACPECNGIGYMKKVDPELIIPNKSLSIRQGAIVPWSGSSSSGDNTYYFKMLESIVTQYGYDVDTPISDFPNDLIEEILYGTGKKKVEFRYESKFGGIRDYSSVFEGVIPNLTRRYNETNSDYIRDKIDESMAQIKCGTCKGARLKDVILGVTVGKKNISEVTDLSVKDAKIFFDELELDERKNFISRQILKEIKSRLDFLVDVGLDYLTLSRNAGTLSGGESQRIRLATQIGSSLVGVLYILDEPSIGLHQRDNEKLLGALRHLTDVGNTVIVVEHDEDTMFIADHIIDIGPGAGIHGGNVIAQGTVEEIMASEDSITGQYLSGRKLIPVPKERRKPNGKWIKILGAKENNLKNINVDIPLAVLTCVTGVSGSGKSTLINEILYKRVAQDLNRAKAKPGAHKDIKGIEHIDKVIEIDQSPIGRTPRSNPATYTGVFDDIRDIFAQTTQAKMRGYQKGRFSFNVKGGRCEACSGDGIIKIEMHFLPDVYVPCEVCKGKRYNRETLEAKYKGKTIADVLEMNVEEALLFFENIPKIQRKMQTLYDVGLGYIKLGQPSTQLSGGEAQRIKLASELSKRSTGKTLYILDEPTTGLHIADIDRLIEVLQKLVDGGNAVLVIEHNLDVIKTADYVIDLGPEGGSGGGQIIAKGTPEEIIDVKSSYTGRFLKPFLRTNVMR comes from the coding sequence ATGGCAAGAGATAAAATTATTATAAGAGGAGCAAAGGAACATAATTTAAAAAATATTAATGTTGAAATACCTAGAGATAAATTTGTAGTTATAACAGGTCTTTCTGGTTCTGGAAAATCATCTTTGGCCTTTGATACAATCTATGCTGAAGGACAAAGAAGATATATGGAAAGTTTATCATCCTATGCAAGACAATTTTTAGGTCAAATGGAAAAGCCAGATGTGGAATATATAGAGGGACTTTCTCCGGCTATTTCAATAGATCAAAAAACTACTAATAAAAATCCCCGTTCTACTGTTGGAACAGTTACAGAAATATATGATTATTTAAGACTATTGTTTGCTAGAATAGGTACACCTCACTGTCCTGTATGTAATGTTGAAATTAGCCAGATGACAGTAGAACAAATAGTGGATAAGATTATGGAATTAGAGCCTGGTACAAAACTTCAGTTCTTAGCTCCTATTATTAGGGGAAAAAAAGGAGAGCATCAAAAAGTATTAGAGGAAATTAAAAAGGAAGGTTTTGTTAGGGTTCGTGTTGATGGGGAAGTAAAGGACATATACGAAGATATTAAGCTTACTAAAACAAAGAAGCACAATATTGAAGTAGTAGTAGATAGAATTGTTGTTAAAGAAGGGATAGAATCTAGGCTTGGAGATTCTATAGAAACTGTATTAAAGCTTAGTGAAGGATTAGTAGTTGTAGATATAATAGGTGGAGAGGAAATGTTATTTTCTACAAAATTTGCATGTCCAGACCATGGAATAGGAGTAGAAGAGCTGTCTCCAAGAATGTTTTCATTTAATAGTCCTTTTGGAGCATGTCCAGAATGTAATGGAATTGGATATATGAAAAAGGTAGATCCGGAGCTAATTATTCCAAATAAAAGCTTAAGTATTAGACAAGGTGCTATAGTACCTTGGAGTGGATCAAGTAGCTCTGGCGATAATACCTATTATTTTAAAATGCTAGAAAGTATAGTTACTCAGTATGGTTATGACGTAGATACGCCAATAAGCGATTTTCCTAATGATCTTATAGAAGAAATACTTTATGGTACAGGTAAGAAAAAAGTAGAGTTTAGATACGAATCTAAATTTGGTGGAATTAGAGATTATTCTTCTGTATTTGAAGGGGTTATTCCTAATTTAACAAGACGATATAATGAAACTAATTCTGATTATATAAGGGATAAAATTGATGAATCTATGGCTCAAATTAAGTGTGGTACCTGTAAAGGAGCCAGACTTAAGGATGTAATTTTAGGAGTTACAGTGGGAAAAAAAAATATTTCTGAAGTAACAGACCTTTCTGTAAAGGATGCAAAAATATTTTTTGATGAACTAGAATTGGATGAAAGAAAAAACTTTATTTCCAGACAAATATTAAAGGAAATTAAATCTAGATTGGACTTTCTAGTAGATGTAGGTTTAGATTATTTGACATTATCTAGAAATGCAGGAACCTTATCAGGTGGAGAATCCCAGAGAATCCGTCTAGCTACTCAAATTGGCTCAAGTTTAGTTGGAGTATTATATATTTTAGACGAGCCAAGTATAGGACTACATCAAAGGGATAATGAAAAGTTATTAGGGGCATTAAGACATTTAACTGATGTAGGAAATACAGTAATTGTAGTAGAGCATGATGAGGATACTATGTTTATAGCAGACCATATTATTGATATAGGTCCTGGAGCAGGTATTCATGGCGGCAATGTAATAGCACAGGGAACTGTAGAAGAAATTATGGCGTCGGAGGATTCCATTACAGGACAATATTTAAGTGGAAGAAAGTTAATACCAGTTCCTAAGGAAAGACGAAAACCTAATGGGAAATGGATAAAGATATTAGGCGCAAAGGAAAATAATTTAAAAAACATTAATGTAGATATACCTTTAGCTGTATTAACTTGTGTTACTGGAGTTTCAGGTTCTGGCAAAAGTACTTTAATTAACGAAATACTATATAAACGTGTTGCACAGGATTTAAATCGTGCAAAAGCAAAGCCAGGTGCACATAAGGATATAAAGGGGATAGAGCACATTGATAAGGTGATAGAAATAGATCAAAGTCCTATAGGAAGAACACCTCGATCTAATCCAGCTACTTACACTGGAGTCTTTGATGATATTCGTGATATATTTGCACAAACTACCCAGGCGAAGATGAGAGGCTATCAAAAGGGAAGATTTAGCTTTAATGTAAAAGGTGGCAGATGTGAAGCTTGTAGTGGTGACGGTATTATAAAAATTGAGATGCACTTCCTTCCAGATGTGTATGTACCTTGTGAGGTATGTAAAGGAAAGCGATATAATAGAGAAACATTAGAAGCAAAATATAAAGGTAAAACAATTGCAGATGTTTTAGAAATGAATGTGGAAGAAGCACTTTTATTCTTTGAAAACATACCTAAGATACAAAGAAAAATGCAGACTCTATATGATGTAGGATTAGGATATATTAAATTAGGACAACCTTCTACCCAATTATCAGGTGGAGAGGCGCAGAGAATTAAATTAGCATCTGAATTAAGTAAAAGAAGTACAGGAAAAACACTATATATTTTAGATGAACCTACTACAGGTCTTCATATTGCTGATATTGATAGATTAATAGAAGTATTGCAGAAGCTCGTAGATGGAGGAAATGCCGTTTTAGTTATAGAGCATAATTTAGATGTTATTAAGACAGCAGATTATGTCATAGATCTTGGTCCAGAAGGTGGAAGTGGTGGAGGACAAATTATTGCTAAAGGAACTCCAGAAGAGATTATAGATGTTAAGTCCTCCTATACAGGTAGGTTTTTAAAACCATTTCTTAGGACAAACGTAATGCGTTAG